Proteins encoded together in one Chloroflexota bacterium window:
- a CDS encoding CoA ester lyase — translation MKYDAKPLRSVLFVPGNKEDWIRKAPKYGADALILDLEDSVPPQEKDAARAIVGRMIAEIGAEQTLFVRVNPLETGITGFDLEAITQPNLYGITLPKVQCPADVVEVDVLLRFFERKAGAEVGKIFIDPGLETAAGIRSAYDIACASDRIAHMGGSGGKGGDTARSIGYQWTPEGMETLFIRSKVLVDSRAAGVQFPISGGWFDIRDLDGLRTYAGELKRLGYNGMSLIHPYHVPIVNEVFTPTPDEIAEWRGLVDAMEQMRETGGAAVTFGGDMVDIAHEQTARAMLRMAEQLGVA, via the coding sequence ATGAAATACGACGCCAAACCCCTACGCTCTGTCCTCTTTGTTCCCGGCAACAAGGAGGACTGGATACGCAAAGCGCCTAAGTACGGCGCGGATGCACTTATCCTGGATCTCGAAGATTCGGTGCCGCCGCAGGAGAAGGACGCGGCGCGCGCGATTGTCGGCAGGATGATTGCCGAAATCGGCGCTGAACAGACGCTGTTCGTGCGCGTCAATCCGTTGGAGACCGGCATTACGGGCTTCGACTTGGAGGCGATTACGCAGCCGAATCTGTACGGCATCACGCTGCCGAAGGTGCAGTGCCCCGCCGATGTGGTGGAGGTGGATGTGCTGTTGCGATTTTTCGAGCGTAAGGCGGGCGCGGAAGTGGGCAAGATATTCATTGATCCAGGCTTGGAGACGGCGGCGGGCATCCGCAGCGCCTACGACATCGCCTGCGCGTCCGACCGCATCGCGCATATGGGCGGCAGCGGCGGCAAAGGCGGCGACACCGCGCGCTCTATCGGCTACCAGTGGACGCCTGAAGGCATGGAGACGCTGTTCATCCGATCGAAGGTGCTTGTCGATTCGCGCGCGGCGGGCGTGCAGTTCCCCATATCCGGCGGATGGTTCGACATCCGCGATCTCGACGGCTTGCGCACATACGCCGGCGAGCTGAAGCGGCTCGGCTACAACGGGATGAGCCTCATACACCCTTATCATGTGCCCATCGTCAACGAGGTTTTCACGCCCACGCCGGATGAAATCGCCGAGTGGCGCGGGCTTGTGGACGCGATGGAGCAGATGCGTGAGACCGGCGGCGCGGCGGTAACTTTCGGCGGCGACATGGTGGACATCGCGCACGAGCAGACAGCGCGGGCGATGCTGCGAATGGCAGAACAGTTGGGGGTTGCATAA
- a CDS encoding tetratricopeptide repeat protein, protein MRLMFLLVAVGLMALAACGENYDTYLNRGGEHLDEGEHDAAIDDYNEAIRLNADRVEAYFNRGLAYSRKGDDNSAILDLDRAIELHPYDARLYHLRGILLAMNGDYDGAIADHNVQIHLNPDDSNAYYLRGLAYVDKGDYNSAITDFNIAIKFDPNNAEAEEALELADKSQ, encoded by the coding sequence ATGCGTTTGATGTTTCTGTTGGTGGCGGTTGGGCTGATGGCGCTTGCGGCTTGCGGAGAAAATTATGATACATACCTCAATCGGGGAGGCGAACACCTCGATGAAGGTGAACATGACGCGGCGATAGATGATTATAATGAAGCAATTCGCCTGAACGCAGATCGCGTTGAGGCTTACTTCAATAGAGGACTAGCCTATTCTCGCAAAGGGGATGACAACAGTGCGATTCTTGACCTAGACAGAGCAATTGAATTGCATCCATACGATGCTCGCCTTTACCATTTACGAGGGATCTTACTTGCCATGAATGGAGATTATGACGGTGCGATTGCCGACCACAACGTACAAATCCATCTGAATCCAGACGACTCTAATGCTTACTATTTGCGAGGACTCGCCTATGTTGACAAAGGGGATTACAACAGTGCGATTACTGATTTCAACATAGCAATTAAATTTGACCCTAACAACGCAGAAGCCGAGGAAGCCCTCGAACTTGCCGATAAATCTCAATAG
- a CDS encoding beta-lactamase family protein, which produces MTNGVSSPESVGFSSQRLSRVNKMMQGYIDDGKLANGLTMLARHGETFHFEPYGMLDLESGTPVERDTLFRIYSMTKPITSAAVMMLYEQGYFSLDDPVGKFIPELASLKVYDGMGETGMRLVDQKQPITVRHLLTHTSGLSYGFHQDSPIEEMYREANVTDPDSTLKEMAEKLGKLPLVTQPGTKWRYSNATDVLGYLVEVVSGTPFDRYLQDNILEPLGMTDTSFYVSEENLDRLATVYGAATNGKITPLDNPMVNRQRRPHTLFSGGGGLVSTGSDYMRFCQMLLNGGILGDERLLAPKTVEMMRSNHLTDDMRPFAVGQSNASDTKGCGFGLGFRVVMDIAQHGIIGSNGIYSWGGAASTVFWIDPQEDLVAILLTQFMPSSHYPLRREFQIATYQALVE; this is translated from the coding sequence ATGACAAACGGCGTATCATCTCCCGAATCCGTAGGCTTCTCATCCCAGCGCCTCAGCCGCGTCAACAAGATGATGCAGGGCTACATAGACGACGGCAAGCTCGCCAACGGGCTGACGATGCTTGCGCGGCACGGCGAGACGTTCCACTTCGAGCCGTATGGCATGCTCGACCTTGAAAGCGGCACGCCTGTGGAGCGCGATACGCTCTTCCGCATCTACTCGATGACGAAGCCCATCACCAGCGCCGCCGTCATGATGCTGTATGAACAAGGGTACTTCTCGCTCGATGACCCTGTGGGCAAGTTCATCCCCGAACTCGCCAGCCTGAAGGTCTATGACGGCATGGGCGAGACTGGCATGCGCCTCGTTGACCAGAAGCAGCCCATCACCGTCCGCCACCTGCTCACGCACACATCCGGCCTCAGCTACGGCTTTCACCAGGACAGCCCCATCGAGGAGATGTACCGCGAAGCGAACGTCACCGACCCGGACAGCACCCTGAAAGAAATGGCGGAAAAGCTCGGCAAACTGCCCCTCGTAACCCAGCCCGGCACGAAATGGCGGTACAGCAACGCCACCGATGTGCTAGGCTACCTCGTCGAGGTCGTCTCCGGCACGCCCTTCGACCGCTACTTACAGGACAATATCCTCGAACCGCTGGGCATGACAGACACGTCCTTCTATGTGTCCGAGGAGAACCTGGACCGGCTTGCAACGGTGTACGGCGCGGCGACCAACGGCAAAATAACGCCTCTCGACAATCCGATGGTCAACAGGCAGAGGAGGCCGCACACACTATTCTCAGGCGGCGGCGGACTCGTATCCACCGGGTCCGACTACATGCGCTTCTGCCAGATGCTCCTCAACGGCGGTATCCTTGGCGACGAACGGCTGCTCGCGCCAAAGACTGTCGAGATGATGCGCTCGAACCACTTGACCGACGACATGCGTCCTTTCGCGGTCGGGCAGAGCAACGCATCCGACACGAAGGGCTGCGGCTTCGGGCTGGGCTTCCGCGTTGTGATGGACATCGCGCAGCACGGCATCATCGGCTCCAACGGCATCTACTCGTGGGGCGGCGCGGCGAGCACCGTATTCTGGATCGACCCGCAGGAAGACCTGGTTGCCATCCTGCTGACGCAGTTCATGCCCAGCTCGCACTACCCCCTGCGGCGCGAATTCCAGATAGCGACGTATCAAGCGCTCGTCGAG